Proteins encoded by one window of Planctomycetia bacterium:
- a CDS encoding efflux RND transporter periplasmic adaptor subunit, which yields MSRLKSIIALLIFLGLGGGAWAVWYYWNGKKDDIRLAGVVESQEVRLGSKIGGRVEELLVAEGDITKPGQVLVKLAVPELQAQVLQAKARVAVAQAARDKAINGYLPEERTAAQGAYDAARARHERLVAGWRDQEKKLVRAELEVAEADLLQANAEFDRVKTLLYKNPGATSQKEVDDARKMRDRAQAQVNAALAKVDMMTREGSRKEDIAEAAGDMLRAKSQLDLIVRGIREEDKAAAEAELAAQKARLVELEANLAEADIRSPGIARIEVIAVRPGDLVLPNQAVVRILKTEDCWVKVFVPETKLGRVVKGHAALVSIDSHSGRKFKGKVTHIASISEFLPRNVQSLDERRNQMFAVKITMTEPEAVEIFKPGMAAEVVLE from the coding sequence ATGTCTCGGTTGAAGTCGATCATCGCATTGCTGATCTTTCTGGGGCTTGGAGGCGGTGCGTGGGCCGTCTGGTATTACTGGAATGGCAAGAAAGACGATATTCGCCTGGCTGGTGTAGTGGAATCACAGGAAGTGCGACTGGGTTCCAAAATTGGCGGACGTGTCGAAGAACTACTCGTGGCAGAGGGAGACATCACCAAGCCGGGACAGGTTCTGGTCAAACTGGCGGTACCCGAACTGCAGGCTCAAGTGCTGCAAGCGAAGGCCCGTGTGGCAGTAGCCCAGGCAGCACGCGATAAGGCAATCAACGGCTATCTGCCTGAAGAGCGTACTGCCGCCCAGGGAGCCTACGATGCAGCCAGGGCCCGGCACGAACGCCTGGTGGCAGGCTGGCGCGATCAGGAAAAGAAACTGGTGCGTGCAGAGCTGGAAGTAGCTGAAGCTGATCTGCTGCAGGCCAATGCTGAATTTGATCGTGTCAAAACGCTGCTCTACAAAAACCCAGGCGCCACTTCGCAGAAAGAAGTGGATGATGCTAGGAAGATGCGTGACCGCGCCCAGGCACAGGTGAATGCAGCACTGGCCAAGGTGGACATGATGACGCGCGAAGGTTCCCGCAAGGAAGATATCGCAGAAGCCGCTGGTGATATGCTGCGAGCCAAATCACAACTCGATCTGATCGTCCGAGGCATCCGGGAAGAAGACAAGGCTGCAGCGGAGGCGGAACTCGCTGCCCAGAAAGCACGCCTGGTTGAACTGGAAGCCAATCTCGCTGAAGCGGATATACGATCGCCCGGCATTGCCCGCATTGAAGTGATTGCGGTACGCCCCGGGGATCTCGTACTCCCCAACCAGGCCGTGGTACGAATTTTGAAGACGGAAGACTGCTGGGTGAAAGTGTTTGTCCCCGAAACCAAGCTAGGTCGTGTTGTAAAAGGACATGCTGCCCTGGTGTCGATTGACAGCCATTCGGGCAGAAAGTTCAAAGGGAAAGTCACACACATCGCATCGATTAGCGAATTTTTGCCACGAAATGTTCAAAGCCTGGATGAACGTCGTAATCAGATGTTTGCGGTCAAGATCACCATGACTGAACCGGAAGCTGTTGAAATATTCAAACCAGGCATGGCTGCAGAAGTCGTTTTGGAGTGA
- a CDS encoding N-acetyltransferase: MPAIRYEEPGDVAAIHNVARSAFPTEEEAILIRNLRESGHLCVSLVAEEQGYVIGHIAFSPVTINGQNGGLGLAPVSVKPEFQNKGIGGELVSQGLLAARRYGAGYVVVLGHSHYYPRFGFQNARALGFQNEFGADESFMIIELEPGALPSGGLVKYGEEFQAWS, encoded by the coding sequence ATGCCTGCCATTCGTTACGAAGAGCCTGGGGATGTGGCTGCGATTCATAATGTAGCCAGGTCAGCCTTTCCGACGGAAGAAGAAGCGATCCTGATCCGCAATCTCCGCGAATCAGGCCATCTGTGTGTGAGCCTGGTAGCGGAAGAACAGGGATATGTGATCGGTCACATTGCCTTCAGTCCGGTAACGATTAATGGACAGAATGGCGGACTGGGCCTGGCACCGGTGAGTGTCAAGCCGGAGTTTCAGAATAAGGGCATTGGTGGTGAACTGGTGTCGCAGGGGCTCCTCGCTGCCCGCCGATATGGAGCAGGGTATGTTGTCGTGTTAGGACATTCGCATTACTATCCGCGGTTTGGCTTTCAAAATGCCCGAGCGCTGGGCTTTCAAAACGAATTTGGGGCCGATGAATCGTTCATGATCATAGAACTGGAACCTGGCGCACTTCCATCAGGTGGCTTGGTGAAGTATGGGGAAGAATTCCAGGCGTGGAGCTAG
- the sixA gene encoding phosphohistidine phosphatase SixA, translating into MQLYILRHADALDMDGETITCDEERPLSEKGREQVKLLAKTLSQRDIRLDLVLTSPLKRCRESAELLMEQLGRTTAEVNDLDLLAPGGSTKKLMKYLRTLEIENVLLVGHNPEVGDHIAYLIGDKDARIKMSKGALACVDCKSSPRKAEGELVLLVSPEWLG; encoded by the coding sequence ATGCAACTGTACATCCTGCGACATGCCGACGCACTGGACATGGATGGCGAAACCATTACCTGCGATGAGGAAAGGCCTCTCTCGGAAAAAGGTCGTGAACAGGTGAAGCTGCTTGCCAAAACGCTAAGTCAGCGCGATATCCGCCTTGACCTGGTGTTGACCAGTCCTCTCAAGCGTTGTCGGGAAAGTGCAGAGTTGTTAATGGAACAACTGGGCCGCACGACTGCCGAGGTCAATGATCTTGATCTGCTGGCACCCGGTGGTTCTACCAAAAAGCTGATGAAGTACCTGCGAACGCTGGAAATTGAAAACGTACTGCTCGTGGGCCATAACCCTGAGGTAGGCGACCACATTGCCTATCTCATCGGCGACAAGGATGCCCGGATCAAAATGTCTAAAGGCGCCTTGGCCTGTGTAGACTGCAAAAGCTCGCCTCGCAAGGCCGAAGGGGAGTTGGTGCTGCTCGTTTCCCCTGAATGGTTGGGGTAA
- a CDS encoding cytidine deaminase has product MTRAQLLQAARKARTQAICTYSGFAVGAALLSRDGQVITGCNIENASYGLTVCAERVALWKALSEGITRFKRIVIVTESPVPTPPCGACRQLLWEFAGDIEVLLGDLQQVRESHQLRALFPTPFGARNLR; this is encoded by the coding sequence ATGACCCGAGCACAATTACTGCAGGCAGCCCGAAAAGCCAGGACACAAGCCATCTGCACCTATTCAGGTTTCGCGGTGGGAGCTGCCCTGCTCTCCCGTGATGGACAGGTCATCACTGGCTGCAATATTGAGAATGCCAGCTATGGATTAACGGTGTGTGCCGAACGAGTGGCTCTGTGGAAAGCGCTCTCGGAAGGCATTACCCGGTTCAAACGCATTGTTATCGTGACCGAAAGCCCGGTGCCCACGCCACCGTGTGGAGCCTGCCGACAACTGCTCTGGGAATTTGCAGGCGACATCGAAGTGCTTCTGGGTGATCTGCAACAGGTCAGAGAGAGCCACCAGCTCCGTGCACTGTTCCCGACTCCGTTTGGTGCCAGAAACCTGAGATGA
- a CDS encoding PQQ-binding-like beta-propeller repeat protein, whose protein sequence is MYYLLSLFLLFFPYVTEESVWPHWRGPNANGTAPTAQPPIQWDGSTGKNIKWKVPLRGRGSATPIICQNQIFIVSAEKTDRLAKPEELPKPPEGIQQMTTPPKHFYRFLVTSYDQATGKVLWQKTATEAVPHEGHHETHSYAAGSPTTDGKKLYVSFGSFGIFCYDLQGNQLWERQLGKLITRRGWGEAVTPVYHQGKLLINWDQEKGAALFCLDAETGKTLWKADRDEVTTWTTPLVTEYQGKTLVIMNGTKRIRCHDLADGKVLWSCAGMTTNAIPSVLRFGDAIISMSGYQGSHAVSIPLSSTGDLGTDGKVNWRYHTGTPYVPSPVQVEDRIYFTSANGNLLTILDATTGKPIIEKQRIPGARQFYASPLYADGRLYFTDRDGVTVVLQPGNEIKVMATNKLGDAVDASPVAVGKQLFLRGEQFLWCLEMLK, encoded by the coding sequence GTGTACTACCTACTCAGCCTGTTCTTGTTGTTTTTTCCGTATGTAACCGAAGAATCTGTCTGGCCTCACTGGCGTGGCCCGAATGCCAATGGCACAGCGCCCACGGCCCAGCCGCCTATACAGTGGGATGGCTCCACGGGCAAAAACATCAAATGGAAAGTGCCGCTGCGAGGCCGGGGCAGCGCCACGCCCATCATCTGCCAGAATCAGATATTCATCGTCTCTGCTGAGAAGACCGACAGGCTGGCCAAACCCGAAGAGCTGCCCAAGCCGCCGGAAGGCATCCAGCAGATGACTACACCGCCGAAGCACTTCTACCGCTTCCTGGTCACCAGTTATGATCAGGCGACTGGAAAAGTGCTTTGGCAGAAGACCGCAACGGAAGCAGTACCTCACGAAGGCCATCATGAAACGCACAGCTATGCCGCTGGCTCGCCTACCACCGATGGGAAGAAACTTTACGTTTCGTTTGGTTCGTTCGGCATTTTCTGTTATGACCTGCAAGGCAACCAACTTTGGGAACGGCAACTCGGTAAACTCATCACTCGTCGGGGCTGGGGCGAAGCAGTCACGCCGGTTTATCACCAGGGCAAACTGCTTATCAACTGGGATCAGGAAAAGGGAGCGGCACTGTTCTGCCTCGATGCAGAAACAGGCAAGACTCTCTGGAAAGCAGATCGTGATGAAGTAACCACCTGGACCACGCCACTGGTGACCGAGTACCAGGGTAAAACCTTGGTCATCATGAATGGCACCAAACGCATCCGCTGCCACGACTTGGCAGATGGCAAGGTGCTCTGGTCGTGTGCAGGCATGACGACCAATGCCATTCCTTCGGTCTTGCGCTTTGGCGATGCGATCATTTCCATGAGTGGTTACCAGGGCAGCCATGCGGTTTCCATCCCGCTCAGTTCCACAGGCGACCTGGGCACAGATGGAAAAGTGAACTGGCGGTACCACACAGGCACTCCCTATGTCCCTTCGCCCGTACAGGTGGAGGACAGGATTTATTTCACCAGCGCTAATGGCAACCTTCTGACAATTCTCGATGCAACAACCGGGAAGCCGATTATCGAAAAGCAACGTATCCCCGGAGCCAGGCAGTTTTATGCGTCGCCACTGTATGCCGATGGACGTTTATACTTTACTGATCGTGATGGCGTTACGGTCGTTCTGCAACCCGGCAACGAGATCAAAGTAATGGCGACGAACAAGCTGGGCGATGCCGTTGATGCCTCGCCGGTAGCAGTTGGGAAACAACTGTTTCTGCGGGGTGAACAGTTTTTGTGGTGCCTGGAAATGTTGAAATAA